Proteins encoded within one genomic window of Humulus lupulus chromosome 1, drHumLupu1.1, whole genome shotgun sequence:
- the LOC133817222 gene encoding zinc finger CCCH domain-containing protein 43-like: MAVANALIAKREALTYQSPSSSSSSNNNGDPDPETSVLDHGAVEKEKEEEVSGASIHQELARLELKENEEEPVLKPDLEEKKEKKEEEKDEEKVVDRDLSGEEMGSRNGSDDGNENVNEDGYGNGNEDEDEDRKREAEEKDDEDGGVGENKSGNETENGSEVNNGSGEMDKKNRYGGGIRKYQYPVRPEAEDCLFYLKTRTCKFGSNCKFNHPVRKRSNQGAKEKVKEREESTENHGQSECKVFIITTILDIILHHFYACHYGI; the protein is encoded by the exons ATGGCGGTGGCTAACGCTCTGATCGCCAAGAGGGAGGCCCTTACA TATCAGTCaccatcttcctcttcttcttctaataACAATGGTGATCCCGATCCTGAAACTTCTGTTCTCGATCATGGGGCGGttgagaaggaaaaggaagaggaGGTAAGCGGAGCTTCTATTCATCAGGAGCTTGCgaggttggaattgaaggagaacGAGGAAGAGCCGGTTCTGAAACCGGATTtggaggagaagaaagaaaaaaaagaagaagagaaggatgAGGAAAAGGTTGTTGACAGGGATTTGAGTGGAGAAGAAATGGGGAGCCGGAATGGAAGTGACGATGGAAATGAGAATGTGAATGAGGATGGGTATGGGAATGGGA atgaagatgaagatgaggataGGAAGAGAGAAGCAGAAGAGaaagatgatgaagatggtggaGTGGGAGAGAATAAGAGTGGAAATGAGACTGAAAATGGCAGTGAAGTAAATAATGGTAGCGGTGAGATGGATAAGAAGAACAGGTATGGTGGTGGTATTCGAAAGTATCAGTATCCAGTGAGGCCTGAAGCTGAAGATTGCTTATTTTACCTCAAGACTAGAACTTGTAAGTTTGGATCCAATTGCAAGTTTAATCACCCAGTTAGAAAAAGAAGCAATcag GGTGCTAAggagaaagtaaaagaaagggaAGAGTCCACGGAAAATCATGGGCAGTCAGAATGCAAGGTTTTTATAATTACAACAATTCTAGATATTATACTTCATCACTTTTACGCATGTCACTATGGAATCTGA